The Ferrimonas balearica DSM 9799 genome includes the window CTGCGGTCGCCACGGTCTGGGCGGCCGGAGTTTCGGCTTGCGGGGCTTGATCCAGCGTCCACTGTTGCCACAGCAGGAAGCTGACAAACAGCAGCCCGATAAGGATTAAATTACGTTGAGAATCCATAGGTTATTGATCTCTGCCTCGTTTGGCGGGTGGTACCGGGTCAATGCCGCCCGGATGCAAAGGGTGACATTTTAGTATGCGGCGGATGGCTAACCAACACCCATAAAGCACGCCGTGGCAAGAAATTGCCTGAATAGCGTAATGGGAGCAGCTGGGAGAGAAGCGACAGCTAGGGCCCAGAAGGGGACTGATCCCTTTCTGGTATCCCTTAACCAGCAGGATTAAGACTCGTTGCAGCGGCGAGAGAGCTTGC containing:
- the yidD gene encoding membrane protein insertion efficiency factor YidD, with translation MAQALSPLQRVLILLVKGYQKGISPLLGPSCRFSPSCSHYAIQAISCHGVLYGCWLAIRRILKCHPLHPGGIDPVPPAKRGRDQ